The Fulvivirga ligni genome window below encodes:
- the metE gene encoding 5-methyltetrahydropteroyltriglutamate--homocysteine S-methyltransferase: MQTHILGYPRIGSQRELKKASENYWADKITLKELLETAASIRKGNWELQRAAGINLIPSNDFSFYDQVLDMTMVVNAIPERYHDVILKEGKTELDLYFAMARGYQKNGLDITAMEMTKWFDTNYHYIVPEFTKNQKFKLFSSKIIDEFKEAKREGIITKPVIIGPVSFLLLGKEKGEDFNRLDLIDSLLPVYLELLTQLVAQGAEWIQFDEPYLALDIDEQAKATYAKVYKAIHQHFPKLNTLVATYFEGLRSNVDLAVSLPVKALHIDLVRAPEQLISVLHKAPIDLTISLGVVDGRNIWKNNFSESIEIIKMAINQIGEDKVMIGTSCSLLHSPCDLDHENKEETLTPIIKSWLAFAKQKVEEVAQLKKLVLGNATTGLEELSANKHAHEIRQNSSLIHNADVKKRVSNIIESDARRGSKFEARKVAQQQVLNLPLYPTTTIGSFPQTKEVRSWRSQFKKGSISEKEYNELLAEETSRAIEWQENIGLDVLVHGEFERNDMVEYFGEQLQGFVFTQNGWVQSYGSRCVKPPIIYGDVSRPEAMTVKWSTYAQELTDKLVKGMLTGPVTILQWSFVRNDQPRSVTCNQIALAIRDEVEDLEDAGIKVIQIDEPAIREGLPLRESDWKEYLDWAIKAFRLSSSGVKDETQIHTHMCYSEFNDIIESIADMDADVITIECSRSQMELLDAFVQFNYPNDIGPGVYDIHSPRVPNKSEMEELLIKAKNVLPEGQLWVNPDCGLKTRGWEETRKALVEMVSAAQAMREKVAASVE; encoded by the coding sequence ATGCAAACACACATTCTTGGTTACCCGCGTATTGGTAGCCAGCGTGAACTGAAAAAGGCCTCTGAAAATTATTGGGCCGACAAAATTACCTTAAAAGAGCTGCTGGAAACGGCTGCTAGTATAAGAAAAGGTAATTGGGAGCTCCAGCGTGCAGCTGGAATAAACCTCATTCCTTCTAATGATTTTTCTTTCTATGATCAGGTACTAGACATGACCATGGTGGTAAATGCCATACCTGAAAGATATCATGACGTAATTCTAAAAGAAGGTAAAACTGAACTTGACCTCTACTTTGCCATGGCCAGAGGCTACCAGAAAAATGGCCTGGATATCACAGCCATGGAAATGACCAAATGGTTCGATACCAATTACCATTACATAGTTCCGGAATTCACTAAAAATCAGAAGTTTAAGCTGTTTTCTTCGAAGATTATTGATGAGTTTAAAGAGGCAAAAAGAGAAGGGATAATCACCAAACCGGTGATCATAGGGCCTGTTTCTTTCCTGCTATTGGGAAAAGAAAAAGGAGAGGATTTTAACAGGCTTGATTTAATAGATAGTCTATTGCCCGTTTATCTGGAGTTATTAACTCAATTAGTAGCGCAAGGTGCCGAATGGATTCAGTTTGACGAACCATATTTGGCTTTGGATATCGATGAGCAGGCTAAGGCAACCTATGCAAAAGTTTACAAGGCCATCCATCAGCACTTTCCTAAGTTAAACACCTTGGTAGCCACTTACTTTGAAGGCTTAAGGAGCAATGTAGACCTAGCAGTGTCGTTGCCGGTAAAAGCGCTTCATATCGATTTGGTAAGAGCACCAGAGCAATTAATCTCTGTATTGCATAAAGCACCTATAGACCTTACCATTTCTTTAGGAGTGGTAGATGGTAGAAACATTTGGAAAAATAATTTCAGTGAAAGTATTGAGATCATAAAAATGGCCATCAATCAAATAGGAGAGGATAAGGTAATGATAGGCACAAGCTGTTCACTGCTGCACTCTCCTTGCGACCTGGATCATGAGAATAAGGAAGAGACACTCACCCCGATTATTAAATCCTGGTTGGCATTTGCAAAACAAAAAGTAGAAGAGGTAGCTCAGCTTAAAAAACTGGTTCTAGGAAATGCTACCACGGGCCTGGAGGAGCTTTCGGCCAATAAACATGCGCATGAAATAAGGCAAAATTCCAGCCTAATTCATAATGCAGATGTCAAGAAAAGAGTATCGAATATTATAGAATCGGATGCCCGTAGAGGTAGTAAATTCGAGGCTCGTAAAGTGGCTCAACAGCAGGTACTTAACTTGCCGCTGTATCCTACTACTACCATCGGATCTTTTCCCCAAACTAAAGAAGTAAGAAGCTGGCGTTCACAGTTTAAAAAAGGTTCTATTTCAGAAAAGGAATATAATGAGCTTTTAGCAGAGGAAACTTCCAGAGCTATAGAATGGCAGGAAAATATTGGCTTAGACGTTCTCGTTCATGGTGAATTTGAGCGGAACGATATGGTAGAGTACTTTGGAGAACAACTTCAGGGCTTTGTGTTTACTCAAAATGGATGGGTACAAAGCTACGGTAGTCGCTGTGTGAAGCCGCCAATTATTTATGGAGATGTCAGCAGGCCGGAAGCGATGACTGTAAAATGGAGTACCTACGCTCAGGAACTGACAGATAAGTTAGTGAAAGGAATGCTTACTGGTCCTGTGACTATTTTGCAATGGAGTTTCGTAAGAAACGATCAGCCCAGATCTGTTACCTGTAATCAAATAGCGCTGGCAATCAGAGATGAGGTGGAGGACCTGGAAGATGCCGGCATTAAGGTGATTCAAATTGATGAACCAGCCATCAGAGAAGGGCTGCCTTTACGTGAGTCTGATTGGAAAGAATACCTGGATTGGGCCATTAAAGCCTTCCGATTATCTTCTTCCGGTGTGAAAGATGAAACGCAGATTCATACGCACATGTGCTATTCTGAATTTAATGACATCATCGAAAGCATAGCAGATATGGATGCTGATGTTATCACTATTGAATGTTCACGCTCACAGATGGAGCTTCTAGACGCCTTCGTTCAGTTCAATTATCCAAATGACATAGGGCCAGGAGTTTACGACATCCATTCTCCTAGAGTTCCGAACAAGTCTGAAATGGAAGAACTTTTAATTAAAGCTAAAAATGTGCTGCCAGAAGGCCAGCTTTGGGTAAATCCTGACTGTGGTTTAAAGACCAGAGGCTGGGAAGAAACCAGAAAAGCTTTAGTTGAAATGGTAAGTGCAGCTCAGGCTATGCGCGAAAAAGTAGCAGCAAGCGTTGAGTAA
- a CDS encoding mechanosensitive ion channel family protein: MAPSIPFKTYILSFFLLLISVFNTQAQIFQQANTQDENKDTEIPADSLGRRSPQGTVNGFMDAVSQYKYKRAIGYFDLKGGFEDQEEAIDLVKSLIIMLDQGGTIFPNAWISDKQSGSRDDGLQADLDRVGRISANGKSFDLILRKQNDSDGFPVWRFSTETLQNIASVKDDFKDPLINRFMPSFLDNKNRFGFAAGQWLAIMFIVALSYFLAVWLSKGLVFFVKKVWKKARTAPTEGIIDAFSLPLRLYLTIALYLKVSQMIGISVIVRQQFSYVTVIVFWAAVLLLVWRIADFITRFSEDRMSLRGNLAAVSAIMFLRRAFYIAIIITGIILTLSTLGFDITTWLAALGIGGIAIALGAQKTVENFVGSVTLVLDRPIRVGDFCKVSDTTGTVEQIGMRSTKIRTLDRTIVTIPNGEFSSLKIENYTQRDMFWFHPVLSMRYETTPDQMRYLLVEIRKLLYAHSRVEPDPARIRFTGFGADSLPLEIFAYVKAVDFNEFLGIKEDLLLRIMDIVEESGTGFAFPSQTIYMAKDEGVSPEKAEKIKAKVDEWRKQGIMEIPAFDPETIDALKGSIEFPPEGSSQREKE, translated from the coding sequence ATGGCGCCTTCAATTCCCTTCAAAACATATATTTTATCATTCTTCCTGCTTTTGATTAGTGTTTTCAACACGCAAGCACAGATTTTTCAACAAGCGAATACCCAGGATGAGAACAAGGACACTGAAATACCTGCTGATTCTCTTGGGCGTAGATCTCCGCAGGGCACGGTGAACGGCTTTATGGATGCTGTTTCTCAGTATAAATATAAAAGGGCCATTGGCTACTTCGATCTGAAAGGAGGATTCGAGGATCAGGAAGAGGCGATAGACCTGGTTAAAAGTCTTATTATCATGCTAGATCAAGGCGGCACCATATTTCCTAATGCATGGATCAGCGATAAACAATCGGGGTCCAGAGACGATGGACTTCAGGCGGATTTGGATCGTGTAGGCCGCATTAGTGCCAATGGGAAGAGCTTTGATCTGATATTAAGAAAACAAAATGATTCAGACGGATTTCCGGTATGGCGCTTCAGTACAGAAACGCTTCAAAATATTGCCTCAGTAAAAGATGACTTCAAGGATCCTTTAATCAACAGGTTCATGCCGTCATTCCTTGATAATAAAAATCGCTTTGGTTTCGCTGCGGGTCAGTGGCTGGCTATTATGTTTATTGTGGCCTTATCTTACTTTTTAGCGGTTTGGTTATCGAAAGGGCTGGTATTTTTTGTGAAAAAGGTTTGGAAGAAAGCACGTACAGCCCCCACAGAAGGTATTATTGATGCTTTTAGTTTGCCCTTAAGACTTTACTTAACTATAGCGCTATATCTTAAGGTGTCTCAAATGATAGGAATTTCTGTCATTGTAAGACAGCAATTTAGCTACGTTACGGTGATTGTGTTTTGGGCTGCGGTACTACTATTGGTATGGAGAATTGCTGACTTTATCACCCGTTTTAGTGAAGATAGAATGAGTCTGAGGGGGAATCTGGCAGCGGTAAGTGCTATTATGTTCTTAAGAAGAGCATTCTATATTGCCATAATTATTACAGGTATCATACTCACGCTTAGTACTTTAGGGTTTGATATCACCACATGGTTGGCAGCGTTAGGCATTGGAGGTATAGCCATAGCCTTGGGAGCTCAAAAAACGGTGGAAAATTTCGTAGGTAGTGTCACCCTCGTTCTGGACAGACCAATAAGAGTAGGAGACTTCTGTAAGGTGTCCGATACTACAGGTACCGTGGAGCAGATTGGCATGCGCTCTACAAAGATCAGAACGCTTGATAGAACTATTGTCACTATTCCTAATGGTGAGTTTTCATCATTAAAAATTGAAAATTACACCCAGCGAGATATGTTTTGGTTTCACCCTGTACTTTCTATGAGGTATGAAACTACACCCGATCAGATGCGATACCTGTTGGTGGAAATTAGAAAATTGCTTTACGCTCATTCCAGAGTAGAGCCAGATCCTGCCAGAATCAGATTTACCGGATTTGGAGCCGATTCATTGCCGCTTGAAATTTTTGCTTATGTGAAAGCAGTTGATTTCAATGAATTCCTGGGAATTAAGGAGGATTTGTTGCTCCGTATTATGGATATTGTTGAGGAGAGTGGTACTGGATTTGCCTTCCCGTCACAGACAATCTATATGGCTAAGGATGAGGGTGTTTCACCTGAAAAAGCAGAGAAAATTAAAGCCAAAGTGGATGAATGGCGCAAGCAGGGGATCATGGAAATACCTGCATTTGATCCGGAAACCATTGACGCTTTAAAGGGAAGCATAGAGTTTCCTCCGGAAGGCTCTAGCCAGAGAGAAAAAGAGTAA
- a CDS encoding LVIVD repeat-containing protein, translated as MKKSILKTSKLLTSLIILLSVITACEDTCKSSRTFYSYEPVFTPLEDIRSSVQLTDPTTVESVGKMYFKDNYLFINEPAKGIHIIDNHDPSNPINVGFITVPGAFDLAVKGDMLYSDSYIDLVVIDISDLDNIHEVARRENVFSNYNSYGVYTDPERGVVTGWELSDAQTVNRSDCDGQYYETWGYADDGMVYAFENSGDYFSAPPSTNGIGGSMARFALAGNYLYTLDNSWIKSMDVSNPAAPSSATETEVNWDIETIFPKGDKLFIGSSSGMYIMDLAQDPASPQLLSNYEHIRSCDPVVVDDKYAYVTLRSGSRCQGFTNQLEVIDIADLSNPKLLKTYELTNPHGLGKDGNVLFICDGNDGLKIFNAEDPLTIGSNMIEHYKDIQAFDIIPFNNVAMMIGEDGLYQYDYSNMDDIKFLSKIQIKASN; from the coding sequence ATGAAAAAATCTATACTGAAAACATCAAAACTTCTCACAAGCCTAATCATTCTACTAAGTGTTATAACTGCCTGTGAAGACACCTGTAAATCTAGCAGAACCTTTTATTCTTATGAACCAGTGTTCACCCCATTGGAAGATATAAGAAGCTCAGTACAGCTTACCGACCCTACCACTGTGGAGAGTGTCGGGAAGATGTATTTTAAGGACAACTATCTTTTTATCAATGAACCTGCCAAGGGCATTCACATTATAGATAATCATGATCCATCAAACCCCATTAACGTAGGCTTCATTACTGTACCAGGAGCATTTGATCTGGCGGTAAAAGGAGACATGCTGTATAGTGACAGCTACATTGACCTAGTAGTGATAGACATCAGCGACCTTGACAATATTCACGAAGTAGCAAGAAGAGAAAATGTATTTTCTAACTATAATTCCTATGGAGTTTATACTGACCCTGAACGCGGTGTAGTTACCGGGTGGGAACTGAGTGATGCTCAGACGGTAAATAGGAGTGATTGTGACGGTCAATATTATGAAACATGGGGATATGCGGACGATGGAATGGTATATGCTTTTGAAAATAGCGGTGACTACTTTTCAGCGCCACCATCAACAAATGGTATTGGCGGATCAATGGCTCGCTTTGCATTAGCTGGCAACTACCTGTATACCCTTGATAATAGCTGGATCAAAAGTATGGATGTGTCAAATCCTGCGGCACCTTCAAGCGCTACTGAAACTGAGGTAAACTGGGATATTGAAACCATTTTCCCGAAAGGTGACAAACTCTTCATTGGTTCAAGCAGCGGTATGTACATTATGGATCTTGCGCAAGACCCTGCTTCACCACAACTATTATCCAATTATGAGCACATAAGAAGTTGTGACCCTGTAGTGGTAGATGATAAGTATGCCTATGTAACATTGAGATCTGGATCAAGATGCCAGGGTTTTACCAATCAATTGGAAGTAATTGATATAGCGGACCTTTCTAATCCTAAACTATTGAAAACATACGAACTGACTAATCCTCACGGACTGGGTAAAGATGGTAATGTGTTATTCATTTGTGACGGCAATGATGGACTAAAAATCTTCAACGCTGAAGATCCTCTTACTATTGGTTCTAATATGATAGAACATTATAAAGATATTCAGGCGTTTGACATTATTCCATTCAATAATGTAGCGATGATGATCGGTGAAGACGGCCTTTATCAATATGATTACTCTAACATGGATGACATCAAATTTTTAAGCAAAATTCAAATCAAAGCCTCTAATTAA
- a CDS encoding PadR family transcriptional regulator — protein sequence MKSKEYIKGTIKTIVLKLLADENRMYGYEISQRVKELSKGEIELTYGALYPILYKLENDGLLITTSELVDGRARKYYSLNEKGKELAKEKVSDLQQFTNILNDILKPGKNPEFGLEAWGV from the coding sequence ATGAAATCAAAAGAATACATAAAGGGCACCATCAAAACCATAGTACTTAAGCTATTGGCGGATGAGAATCGCATGTATGGTTATGAGATCAGCCAGCGGGTAAAAGAACTCTCAAAGGGTGAGATAGAGCTTACTTACGGCGCATTGTATCCCATTTTATACAAGCTCGAAAATGATGGCTTACTTATTACTACCAGTGAATTGGTAGATGGCAGAGCCAGAAAATACTATTCGTTGAATGAAAAAGGAAAGGAGCTGGCAAAAGAGAAGGTATCTGATCTTCAGCAGTTTACTAACATCCTTAATGACATTTTAAAGCCGGGAAAGAACCCTGAATTTGGTTTAGAAGCGTGGGGAGTATAG
- a CDS encoding AraC family transcriptional regulator — protein sequence MRRYNQFEDLVVTDFEVDEWPHPRHNHNHFEIVFIAKGCGRHLLNDIDFHYKKGDLFLLGPDDEHEFKVKQTTRFIYFKFTKLYFNAHADLPQPGEWNKDVDHLLNYPERKTGSLLKIKEDKIMVHQLMEMLVAEYESSRLLNKRVVFQIFSIVMLILKRNSHACSSIAVQKSSARGMAQELIEYIELHIYDPAKLTLKSMSDHFNYSSNYMGMLFKEKVGTSLREYVNDFRLQLIKQRLSHGTVALKQIASEFGFVDESHLYKFIKKNNLR from the coding sequence ATGAGGAGATACAATCAATTTGAAGACTTGGTGGTGACAGATTTTGAAGTGGATGAGTGGCCGCACCCCAGGCATAATCATAATCACTTTGAAATAGTATTTATTGCTAAAGGTTGTGGTAGGCACCTACTCAATGACATTGACTTTCATTATAAGAAAGGTGACCTGTTTCTTCTCGGTCCGGACGATGAGCACGAGTTTAAAGTAAAGCAAACCACGAGGTTTATCTATTTTAAGTTTACCAAATTGTATTTCAATGCCCATGCAGATCTGCCCCAGCCTGGTGAGTGGAATAAAGATGTAGACCATTTGCTCAACTACCCAGAACGCAAAACCGGAAGCCTGCTTAAAATTAAAGAGGATAAGATAATGGTGCATCAGCTCATGGAGATGTTGGTGGCTGAGTATGAAAGCAGCAGATTATTGAATAAAAGGGTGGTTTTTCAAATCTTCAGTATAGTTATGCTTATTCTGAAACGCAACAGCCATGCTTGTAGCTCCATTGCTGTCCAGAAATCATCAGCCCGCGGTATGGCCCAGGAACTGATTGAGTATATAGAGCTCCATATTTATGATCCGGCTAAGCTCACTTTGAAATCTATGTCGGATCATTTTAACTACTCTTCTAACTACATGGGGATGCTTTTTAAGGAAAAGGTGGGTACAAGCCTTAGAGAATACGTTAATGATTTTAGACTTCAGCTCATAAAGCAGCGGTTATCTCACGGTACCGTAGCTCTAAAACAAATAGCCTCAGAGTTTGGCTTTGTAGATGAGAGCCATTTGTATAAGTTTATTAAAAAGAATAATTTGAGGTAA
- a CDS encoding DoxX family membrane protein — translation MSNQQSAYALARLPIGFSFLGHGLVRLPKLQAFANGMASSFESTILKYEFVKYFATALPVVELLLGLALLLGVKMKATSTAGIFLICILIFGSSLQENWSAVAIQLFYGLYFAILHLFADYNGYALGLKSIKK, via the coding sequence ATGAGCAACCAACAATCAGCATATGCTTTGGCACGCCTACCCATTGGCTTCAGCTTTCTGGGCCATGGTCTTGTGCGACTGCCTAAACTACAAGCTTTTGCTAATGGAATGGCTAGTTCTTTTGAGAGCACTATTCTAAAATATGAGTTTGTGAAATACTTCGCCACGGCACTTCCTGTGGTGGAATTATTATTAGGTCTGGCGTTGCTACTTGGTGTGAAAATGAAGGCCACCTCTACGGCAGGCATTTTCCTCATATGCATCTTAATATTTGGATCAAGTTTGCAGGAAAACTGGTCGGCAGTAGCTATACAATTATTCTACGGCCTTTATTTCGCCATTCTGCACCTATTTGCTGATTATAATGGATATGCTCTAGGTTTAAAATCAATCAAAAAATGA
- a CDS encoding SDR family NAD(P)-dependent oxidoreductase encodes MNLKLENKTALVTGSTAGIGYAIARYLAKEGASVIINGRKQEDLVDAMEQMRQETGNEDINGIAADFSKKQDVDKLLKAIPDVDILINNVGIFNQVDFADITDDQWFEMFEINVMSGVRLARHYFPKMMEKNEGRIIFISSESGLNIPTEMVHYGMSKTAQLSISRGLARLTKGSNVTVNSVLPGPTWSRANKKALEQQAEDEGKSVDEVIKDFFEHRRPTSLTQRFADVDEVASMVAYIASPLSSSTNGAALRVDGGVVNSIE; translated from the coding sequence ATGAATTTAAAACTCGAAAATAAAACGGCCTTAGTAACAGGCTCTACAGCGGGAATAGGATATGCCATTGCCAGATATTTGGCTAAAGAGGGAGCGTCTGTCATTATTAATGGCAGAAAACAAGAAGACCTGGTAGATGCCATGGAACAAATGAGGCAAGAAACTGGCAATGAAGACATTAATGGAATTGCCGCTGATTTCAGCAAGAAGCAGGATGTGGACAAACTACTAAAAGCGATACCTGATGTAGACATTCTGATTAACAATGTTGGAATTTTCAATCAGGTAGACTTTGCAGACATCACTGACGACCAATGGTTTGAGATGTTTGAGATCAATGTGATGAGCGGGGTAAGACTTGCCAGGCATTACTTCCCTAAAATGATGGAGAAAAATGAAGGCCGCATCATTTTCATCAGTAGTGAATCCGGGCTAAATATACCCACTGAAATGGTTCATTATGGTATGAGTAAAACTGCTCAACTATCCATTTCAAGAGGCTTAGCCAGACTCACTAAAGGCAGTAACGTTACGGTAAACTCAGTATTACCGGGACCTACATGGAGCAGAGCCAACAAAAAAGCTCTCGAACAACAGGCTGAAGATGAAGGCAAAAGCGTGGATGAAGTGATCAAGGACTTCTTCGAACACCGAAGACCTACCTCGCTAACACAGCGCTTTGCAGACGTGGATGAGGTGGCCAGCATGGTAGCCTATATTGCCAGCCCACTTTCATCATCAACTAACGGCGCCGCTCTAAGAGTAGATGGCGGCGTGGTAAATTCAATTGAATAA
- a CDS encoding aldo/keto reductase, whose translation MEKRQLGNTDLYTSPIVFGGNVFGWTLNEKESFEMLDQVINSGFNTIDTADVYSRWADGNNGGESEEIIGKWIKERGNRDAVNIITKVGSDMGQGHKDLTEAYILKAADASLKRLQTDHIDLYLTHWDDDKTPVEETLGAYEKLIKAGKVRYIGASNLSPERLTASLDASKNDGLPKYEVFQPGYNLYDRQEFEEGVAKICKNEGLGVITYFSLASGFLTGKYRSEEDFKGKARASFTEKYLDEKGKEILAALDDIAEKHNVSQAGVSLAWLLHKPVVTAPIASATKSKHLQAFTEAAELSLSTEDMEQLDAASSYKELT comes from the coding sequence ATGGAAAAGAGACAATTAGGAAATACAGATTTATATACTTCTCCTATAGTATTTGGAGGAAATGTGTTTGGATGGACTTTGAATGAAAAAGAGTCGTTCGAAATGTTGGATCAGGTGATTAACTCAGGTTTTAATACCATTGACACCGCTGATGTTTACTCCCGATGGGCTGATGGCAACAACGGTGGTGAATCTGAAGAAATTATTGGTAAATGGATAAAAGAAAGAGGCAATAGAGATGCTGTAAATATCATAACCAAAGTAGGTTCTGACATGGGCCAGGGTCATAAAGACCTTACGGAAGCCTATATTCTAAAAGCAGCGGATGCATCCTTGAAAAGATTGCAAACAGATCACATAGACCTATATCTTACTCACTGGGATGACGACAAAACTCCAGTAGAAGAAACATTAGGTGCATATGAAAAACTTATAAAAGCCGGAAAAGTAAGATACATTGGAGCTTCTAATCTTTCTCCTGAAAGGCTAACTGCATCTTTAGATGCCAGCAAAAATGATGGCTTGCCCAAATACGAGGTGTTCCAGCCTGGCTACAACCTTTACGACAGACAAGAATTTGAAGAAGGGGTGGCCAAAATCTGCAAAAATGAAGGACTTGGCGTGATCACTTATTTCTCTTTGGCTAGTGGTTTTTTAACCGGAAAGTATAGGTCTGAAGAAGATTTTAAAGGTAAGGCAAGAGCTTCTTTCACAGAAAAATATCTCGATGAAAAAGGAAAAGAGATATTAGCAGCCCTTGATGATATTGCTGAAAAACACAATGTTTCTCAAGCGGGTGTTTCCCTGGCCTGGTTGCTACACAAACCAGTGGTAACAGCACCTATTGCTAGTGCTACCAAGAGCAAGCACTTACAGGCGTTTACTGAGGCTGCTGAATTGTCATTATCTACAGAAGACATGGAGCAGCTAGATGCGGCCTCTAGTTATAAAGAATTAACCTAA
- a CDS encoding MBL fold metallo-hydrolase, translating to MRITLLRLVCLVLGLVGVVPASLFSQSIETIKAKENIYLVGDRTYSLFYITDDGVIVIDPLDEKHASATMEAIRKVTDKPVTHVFYSHNHWDHITGGKIFKDQGARFVSHIEAQENITPNDKVIMPDSTWSGDKAVFKHGNKALELHYYGRNHGNGMTVFRFQEHNSVFIIDLVVPDRVLYAYLPDASPKRWVEDLKEIQKLKFDEVYMAHVRAIGDRSDITLMQNYFDDLYTAVRKELAGNTPFFEIPQKVKMPQYKDLKNYDQWLPMNVWRIMMEESIGK from the coding sequence ATGAGGATTACACTTTTAAGGTTAGTGTGTTTGGTGTTAGGGCTTGTCGGTGTGGTGCCGGCAAGCCTATTTTCCCAATCTATAGAAACCATCAAAGCCAAGGAGAACATTTACCTGGTGGGAGACAGAACGTACTCGTTATTTTATATTACTGATGACGGTGTAATCGTAATAGATCCATTAGATGAAAAGCATGCTTCTGCCACAATGGAGGCTATAAGAAAAGTGACTGACAAACCAGTTACTCATGTATTTTACAGCCATAATCATTGGGACCATATCACTGGTGGAAAGATATTTAAAGACCAGGGAGCTCGTTTTGTAAGCCACATCGAAGCGCAGGAAAACATCACGCCTAATGACAAGGTGATAATGCCTGACAGCACCTGGAGCGGAGATAAGGCGGTATTCAAACATGGTAATAAAGCACTGGAATTACACTATTATGGGCGCAACCATGGAAATGGCATGACAGTCTTTCGCTTTCAAGAGCACAATAGTGTGTTCATTATTGATCTGGTTGTGCCTGACCGCGTATTATATGCCTATTTGCCCGATGCTTCACCCAAAAGATGGGTGGAAGATTTAAAGGAAATCCAAAAACTAAAGTTTGATGAGGTGTATATGGCACACGTAAGAGCCATTGGTGATCGTAGTGATATTACGCTTATGCAAAATTATTTTGACGATCTTTACACCGCGGTGAGAAAAGAGCTGGCTGGCAACACACCATTCTTCGAAATACCACAGAAAGTAAAAATGCCTCAATACAAAGACTTGAAAAATTATGACCAATGGCTTCCCATGAATGTGTGGCGGATTATGATGGAAGAATCTATTGGTAAATGA